The Marinilabiliales bacterium genomic sequence GATTACCATGAGGAGATAATCTCTTCCCTGTTTGGGAAAGAGAGTGGCAGTGTTAAGAATGATTTTAACACGCTTGCCGCAGAAGTTGGGGCTATGCTGGACGGCAGCCCCTCAGGCAGTTATGATTACGACTATGACCGGATGGTAAGCTTTGGAGAGCTTGCATCCACCAGGATAGTTAGTTCCTACCTGGAAAGCAGGGGAATTGGCACCTTCTGGGCCGATGCGCGTCAGTGGCTCGTAACCGATAATACCCACAGGGAGGCCAATGTTGATTTTACCCTTTCGGGGAAAAGACTCAGCAAGGTCTTAACGCAGGCAGGTGACAGGATCGTGGTGACCCAGGGGTTTATCGGCGGCACAAAGGATGGCGCTGCCACTACTCTCGGACGGGAGGGGTCGGACTACACTGCGGCCATAGCGGCAAACCTCCTTGAGGCGCCATGCGTAACCGTTTGGAAGGATGTTGCAGGAATTCTCACTGCCGATCCGCTCTATTATCCCGGTGCCGAAAAGCTCGATGAGATATCTTACCATGAAGCGATAGAACTCTCATTTTACGGGGCTAAGGTAATTCACCCCAAAACCATCAAGCCACTTCAAAACAAAAACATTCCCCTGTATGTGAAATCTTTTGATGATCCCGGCGGGTCAGGCACGCTTATTCACGGCAATGCTGGTGCCGCAGGGTTAAGGCCTGTACTTATTGTCAAGAAGGAGCAGATGCTGGTGTCGCTTGCTCCCAGGGATTTCTCCTTTGTTGTGGAAGATTGTCTCAGCCGGATATTTGCCGGTTTTTTCAGGTACCGCATGAAGGTCAACCTTATTCAGCATTCGGCGATCAGCTTTACCATATGCATGGATAACGGCGGCCCGTTTGTGAGCCGGCTGCTGGACGACCTCAGGGGCGATTTCAGGGTGCTATACAACAGCGGGCTTGAACTTATTACTATCAGGCATTACACTCAGGCCTCCATAAACGAGCATGTATCGGGGAGAGATGTCATTGTTGAGCAGCGGAGCCGCAGCACCGTGCAGTTCGTTGTGGCCCGCCCGGCCGGTAACTGAACGGGGTCAGGTGATGTTACCGAAACTTGAGATTATCTTTTGTGCCATAACCTCGGCCAGCCTCCTGTTGGATTCGTGCGTCCAGCCGGCAATGTGGGGCGTGATTATCACCCTGGGGTTTTCAAGCAGAAACTGGTAGTTGCCGGGGAGGCTGCTCCTGTGCAGCTCTTCAAAGCTGGATTTTTCATATTCCAGGACATCAAGGGCGGCGCCTTTCACCTTGCCGCTTTTAAGGCCACTCACCAGGTCTGATGTGTTTATCACCTTTCCTCTGGATATGTTGACAATGAATATCTCCTTTCTGAAACGGTTGAGGAAACTCTCATTTACCAGGTGATGGGTCTCCCGGGTAAGGGGGACGTGCAGGCTCAGGATGTCACACTCTTCGAACAGGTCGTCCATGACCGATTCAGTTACCCACTGGTCGGAGTAATCATATATGTACTTGTCATAGGCCAGCATTCTGGCGTTGAACCCCGAGAGGCAACGGGCAAAACAACGCCCGGTATTCCCGTAGCCAATAATTCCTATTGTCTTGCCCATGACCTCAATACCCCTGTTCACCTCCCTGAACCACTGGCCTTTCTTTACCTCCTCATTTGCCTTGCATATATTGTTAAGCAGGGCCAGCAGCATCCCTGCGGCATGCTCGCCCGTGGCATCACGGTGGCCTTCAGGTGCGTTGAAGCAGACAATATTACGTGATTTTGCATACTCAACGTCGATATTCTCAAGTCCGCTGCCCACCCTGCCGATAAACTTTAGCCGGGTAGCGTGTTTCAGCATCTCTGCATCAAGGGGGATGCGGCTTCTGATCACAATGCCGTCATACAGGTGAATTGTTTTCTGCAGCAGCTTTGATGTGATCTCAGGCCTGTAATCACATTCCATACCGGCTGATGTCAGTTTCTCCGGCAGTTCCGGGTGGGTAGAATCTATGAATATCACTTTCATATGGCTGTCATTTCCGGTCAAAAAACGGGCTCTTCGAGGTGGCAGACAATGGGATCCCATAGGCAACGCGCACTTCAGAATCAAAGAAACCAAGCTCCATTGCGGCCTGACCTATGGTGTACATTATCCTGTTGTCTGTCCTGTGGTCCATGCATACAGCAACGGCCGACCCCACGGCAATACCCAGGTCGCCGGTATTGAAAACGCACGGTACATCAGGGTTCTCATTCTTTTCATCACAACCCGAAAACCCGCACATGCCGCATTTTTTCAACCCGATGGACCTGATCCTGGTCCCTATCAGGACCACTACCGGGCAATCCAGTATATTCCCGGCATCCCTC encodes the following:
- a CDS encoding hydroxyacid dehydrogenase; protein product: MKVIFIDSTHPELPEKLTSAGMECDYRPEITSKLLQKTIHLYDGIVIRSRIPLDAEMLKHATRLKFIGRVGSGLENIDVEYAKSRNIVCFNAPEGHRDATGEHAAGMLLALLNNICKANEEVKKGQWFREVNRGIEVMGKTIGIIGYGNTGRCFARCLSGFNARMLAYDKYIYDYSDQWVTESVMDDLFEECDILSLHVPLTRETHHLVNESFLNRFRKEIFIVNISRGKVINTSDLVSGLKSGKVKGAALDVLEYEKSSFEELHRSSLPGNYQFLLENPRVIITPHIAGWTHESNRRLAEVMAQKIISSFGNIT
- a CDS encoding aspartate kinase, which translates into the protein MIVYKFGGASVRSAGAIRNLAGIVSGREGRLLLVISAFGKMTNALESLLESWYSGSGDRYAMFRQIRDYHEEIISSLFGKESGSVKNDFNTLAAEVGAMLDGSPSGSYDYDYDRMVSFGELASTRIVSSYLESRGIGTFWADARQWLVTDNTHREANVDFTLSGKRLSKVLTQAGDRIVVTQGFIGGTKDGAATTLGREGSDYTAAIAANLLEAPCVTVWKDVAGILTADPLYYPGAEKLDEISYHEAIELSFYGAKVIHPKTIKPLQNKNIPLYVKSFDDPGGSGTLIHGNAGAAGLRPVLIVKKEQMLVSLAPRDFSFVVEDCLSRIFAGFFRYRMKVNLIQHSAISFTICMDNGGPFVSRLLDDLRGDFRVLYNSGLELITIRHYTQASINEHVSGRDVIVEQRSRSTVQFVVARPAGN
- a CDS encoding ferredoxin is translated as MSITDENKLIPGTLREIAAKMVVAARTAPKARGIDTFEIKIAEGSSIKALAERMTHISDENDIPFFARDAGNILDCPVVVLIGTRIRSIGLKKCGMCGFSGCDEKNENPDVPCVFNTGDLGIAVGSAVAVCMDHRTDNRIMYTIGQAAMELGFFDSEVRVAYGIPLSATSKSPFFDRK